The following coding sequences are from one Diadema setosum chromosome 9, eeDiaSeto1, whole genome shotgun sequence window:
- the LOC140233157 gene encoding scavenger receptor cysteine-rich domain-containing protein DMBT1-like has protein sequence MSVETFILHSLVYALLAVANVLSQDHYDLRLVGGALEAEGRVEIYYSTSWGTVCDDDFGMNEAQVVCRQLGYVGAVEFFQRAHFGAGTGNIWLDDVQCTGQEASLVSCNHGGWRHHNCKHNEDVGVSCYTSDQYKVRLVGGSTYHEGRVEINYLGAWGTICDDSWDINEATVVCKQLGFTGALEALGVSAFGPGDGTIMLDDLNCDGQEASLDMCPHPGWRMHNCDHYEDASLKCDIENHMVRLVDGGSPNEGRVEVILNGNWSTICDLGWDTKDANVVCRQLGYIGATNAPRGAHYGAGLGVIALDDVRCEGNERELNDCYHGTWGSVDDRCNHGNDASVICANQTELNVRLVDGDTPQSGRVEVFFNGEWGTVCDDLWDLSDARVVCRQLGYSDALEAKLSAEYGEGTGSIVLDNVLCTGFEENLTECLHDGFEVNNCGHHEDAGVICQISDNTYTLRLAGGSVASEGRVEIFYKGEWGTVCDDNWDIDDAEVVCRQLGYTNAERFTASAYFGGGSGQIWLDNVNCLGTESSIFQCQHNGWGSHNCAHIEDAGVVCRNDGSSEIRLVDGSDSRHGRLEVYFEGSWGTVCDDVWDEQDATVACRELGFQRVEVHKADYPPGSGPIWLDNLECQGEETSIKYCDHNGWGQHNCDHSEDVGLICADDAEQSLSRGAIAGIMGGIILTLSFMILLLRYCCYRRARKRQPTTANSSAAAGSSAAPSTAGPTPISINQSVYYNSYGQTLHINAPSPGSSLMYPPPPFTPPAEPPPSYDTISGYTPHSYQQCPTLGPITPNPEAAPPYSRHGSQPSTSGTNVIPSIQTVPLSPGAHVPSPSFMPDNLPSPFPDVISSGGHPLPKDPPNYELSMSLPDNPTGNIQNSARSSAMDSAFTNPSFVHDSEQDQSSESSMEL, from the exons ATCACTATGACCTCCGTCTTGTTGGTGGCGCACTGGAGGCTGAGGGGCGTGTTGAGATCTACTACTCGACGTCATGGGGCACAGTCTGTGATGATGATTTTGGCATGAATGAAGCCCAAGTTGTATGTCGTCAGCTGGGCTATGTTGGTGCAGTTGAGTTCTTCCAGAGGGCACACTTTGGAGCTGGCACTGGAAACATATGGCTtgatgatgtacaatgtactgggCAGGAGGCATCACTGGTTTCCTGCAACCATGGTGGATGGCGACATCATAACTGCAAGCACAATGAAGATGTGGGTGTGTCCTGCTACACCAGTG ATCAATACAAAGTGCGTCTGGTTGGGGGCAGCACATACCATGAAGGGCGAGTAGAAATCAACTACCTGGGTGCTTGGGGCACTATCTGTGACGACTCATGGGATATCAATGAGGCCACTGTGGTATGCAAGCAGCTGGGCTTTACAGGGGCACTTGAGGCCTTAGGAGTGTCAGCTTTTGGACCAGGGGACGGGACTATCATGCTTGATGACCTCAACTGTGATGGTCAAGAAGCCTCACTGGACATGTGCCCACACCCTGGATGGCGGATGCATAACTGTGACCATTATGAAGATGCCAGCCTTAAGTGTGATATAGAGA ATCACATGGTACGACTGGTAGATGGAGGAAGTCCCAATGAGGGTCGGGTTGAGGTTATACTCAATGGCAACTGGTCCACCATTTGTGACCTTGGCTGGGACACCAAGGATGCTAATGTGGTTTGTCGCCAGCTGGGTTACATAGGGGCCACTAATGCACCAAGAGGGGCGCACTATGGCGCTGGATTAGGAGTCATTGCCCTGGATGATGTACGATGTGAGGGTAATGAGAGAGAGCTGaatgactgttaccatggtactTGGGGATCTGTGGATGACCGTTGTAACCATGGCAATGATGCATCTGTCATCTGTGCCAACCAAACTGAAT TGAATGTGCGTCTTGTAGATGGAGATACTCCTCAGTCGGGGAGAGTTGAAGTGTTCTTTAATGGAGAGTGGGGAACCGTCTGTGATGACTTGTGGGACCTGTCCGATGCAAGG GTTGTGTGTAGGCAGCTTGGCTACAGCGATGCCCTGGAGGCCAAGTTATCTGCAGAGTACGGCGAGGGCACTGGGAGCATTGTCTTAGACAATGTCTTGTGTACAGGGTTTGAAGAAAACCTGACAGAGTGTCTCCATGATGGTTTTGAGGTTAACAATTGTGGCCACCATGAGGATGCTGGGGTCATCTGCCAGATTTcag ataaCACCTATACACTACGCCTGGCTGGTGGCAGCGTGGCTTCGGAGGGTCGTGTCGAAATCTTCTACAAGGGCGAGTGGGGAACAGTTTGCGATGACAACTGGGACATTGATGACGCCGAAGTTGTGTGCCGTCAGCTTGGTTACACCAATGCTGAACGCTTTACAGCATCTGCATATTTTGGGGGAGGCTCGGGGCAGATCTGGCTTGATAACGTGAATTGCTTGGGAACTGAATCGTCCATCTTTCAATGCCAGCACAATGGATGGGGCAGCCACAATTGTGCACACATTGAGGATGCTGGAGTGGTCTGCCGCAACGATG GGTCTTCCGAGATCCGTCTGGTAGACGGGAGTGACTCGAGACATGGTCGTCTGGAGGTCTATTTTGAGGGCAGCTGGGGGACTGTGTGTGATGATGTATGGGATGAGCAAGATGCCACAGTAGCATGCCGTGAGCTTGGCTTCCAGCGTGTAGAGGTGCACAAGGCTGACTACCCTCCAGGCAGTGGCCCCATCTGGCTGGACAACTTGGAGTGCCAGGGTGAAGAAACTTCCATCAAGTACTGCGACCACAATGGGTGGGGCCAGCACAATTGTGACCACAGTGAGGATGTTGGACTCATCTGTGCTGATGATGCAG AGCAATCACTTTCTCGAGGTGCCATCGCAGGTATTATGGGGGGAATCATCTTGACACTATCTTTCATGATCTTACTCCTGAGGTATTGTTGCTATCGCCGTGCAAGGAAACGGCAGCCTACAACAGCCAACTCTTCAGCTGCTGCAGGATCATCTGCAGCACCATCTACTGCTGGACCCACCCCTATCTCCATCAACCAGAGTGTGTACTACAACAGCTATGGCCAGACTCTGCACATTAATGCCCCAAGTCCGGGATCCTCCTTAATGTACCCACCTCCCCCATTCACCCCGCCTGCTGAACCTCCTCCCTCGTACGACACCATATCTGGCTACACTCCTCATTCGTATCAGCAGTGTCCCACATTAGGACCTATAACACCAAATCCTGAGGCAGCTCCCCCTTACTCCCGTCATGGCAGCCAGCCTAGCACCTCCGGTACTAATGTCATCCCATCCATTCAAACGGTTCCCTTATCACCTGGTGCCCATGTACCATCTCCTTCATTCATGCCTGACAACCTACCCTCACCATTTCCGGATGTCATCTCCTCTGGAGGTCATCCCTTGCCTAAAGATCCACCCAACTATGAGTTATCAATGTCACTGCCAGACAATCCTACAGGCAACATACAGAATTCAGCAAGAAGCAGCGCAATGGACAGTGCCTTTACAAATCCCAGCTTTGTGCATGACTCAGAACAAGACCAATCCAGTGAGTCTTCCATGGAACTGTAG